The Spirosoma radiotolerans genome has a window encoding:
- the treF gene encoding alpha,alpha-trehalase TreF, with amino-acid sequence MANSAFPQSPDQLFGNLFSDVQLSRVFADSKTFVDCTPKQAPAEVVAQYESQKSQPDFDLSAFVHAYFTMPEKVADKYVSDTSISTAEHIDRLWDHLTRQADGASIDGSSRIPLPNPYVVPGGRFREIFYWDTYFTMLGLKEAGRANLIRAMLDNFAFLIDEFGFIPNGNRTYFLSRSQPPYFALMVGLLAEAAGPETWATYKPQLLREHDFWMQNQEKLSDETPMGSRVAKVAGQYVLNRYWDDTPRPRPEAYRQEVDLSHSAEPLGVVPDELYNHIRSACESGWDFSSRWFRDQKTMTSIHTAHILSVDLNCLLYSLETALQTIPDEPDAAGPPSEKFAELSNQRAQAIQQTFWNEDTGFFHDYDVVEGCQTEAVTLAGVFPLFFKLATPQQAARVHDRLKADFLQPGGWVTTLHQTGQQWDWPNGWAPLQWIVYQALINYGFVETAREGRNRWMDLNDKVFRATGKMMEKYNVVHAALTTGGGEYPNQDGFGWTNGVYVAMEKDVKSERVNE; translated from the coding sequence TTGGCAAATTCAGCATTTCCTCAATCTCCCGATCAACTGTTCGGTAATCTGTTCAGTGATGTACAACTTAGCCGTGTTTTCGCCGACTCCAAAACATTTGTAGACTGTACGCCTAAACAGGCTCCGGCCGAAGTCGTTGCGCAATACGAGAGCCAGAAAAGCCAGCCTGACTTTGATCTGAGTGCGTTTGTGCATGCTTATTTTACTATGCCCGAAAAAGTGGCGGATAAGTATGTAAGCGATACATCCATCAGCACGGCTGAACATATCGACCGACTGTGGGATCACCTCACGCGCCAGGCCGATGGAGCATCAATCGACGGTAGTTCGCGCATACCGCTGCCGAATCCATATGTTGTGCCAGGTGGGCGGTTTCGTGAAATCTTCTATTGGGATACCTACTTTACTATGCTTGGCCTGAAAGAAGCTGGACGAGCCAATTTGATTCGGGCCATGCTCGATAATTTTGCGTTTCTGATTGATGAGTTTGGCTTTATTCCGAACGGGAACCGAACCTATTTTCTAAGCCGGTCGCAGCCACCCTATTTTGCATTGATGGTGGGTCTGCTGGCTGAGGCTGCGGGACCTGAAACATGGGCAACCTACAAGCCTCAATTGCTGCGTGAACACGATTTCTGGATGCAAAACCAGGAGAAACTTTCTGATGAAACGCCTATGGGTAGCCGCGTTGCGAAGGTAGCCGGTCAGTACGTACTGAATCGCTATTGGGACGATACCCCGCGGCCTCGACCGGAAGCCTACCGGCAGGAAGTTGACTTGTCGCACAGCGCCGAACCACTGGGGGTTGTACCTGACGAGCTATACAATCACATCCGGTCGGCCTGCGAATCTGGTTGGGATTTTAGTAGCCGCTGGTTTCGCGATCAGAAAACGATGACCAGTATTCACACGGCTCACATTTTATCCGTCGATTTGAACTGCCTGCTCTATTCACTGGAAACAGCCCTGCAAACGATACCCGACGAGCCTGATGCAGCAGGACCTCCAAGCGAAAAATTTGCTGAATTGAGTAACCAGCGTGCGCAGGCGATTCAGCAAACGTTCTGGAACGAAGACACTGGATTCTTTCATGACTACGACGTTGTCGAAGGATGTCAAACGGAGGCCGTAACGTTAGCGGGCGTGTTCCCTTTATTTTTCAAGCTTGCCACGCCCCAGCAGGCAGCCCGCGTTCATGACCGGCTCAAAGCTGACTTCCTGCAGCCGGGTGGCTGGGTCACTACACTTCATCAAACAGGGCAGCAATGGGACTGGCCTAACGGTTGGGCTCCCTTACAATGGATTGTTTATCAGGCCTTAATAAATTATGGCTTTGTCGAAACCGCGCGCGAAGGCCGAAACCGCTGGATGGATTTAAATGACAAAGTATTTCGGGCCACGGGCAAAATGATGGAAAAGTATAATGTTGTTCACGCGGCTCTGACCACCGGCGGGGGTGAGTACCCTAACCAGGACGGCTTCGGCTGGACGAATGGCGTGTATGTGGCGATGGAGAAGGATGTAAAGAGCGAAAGAGTTAATGAGTGA
- a CDS encoding NADP-dependent oxidoreductase has protein sequence MRAVRIHEFGGPEVMKLEDIERPVPAADEILINVYASGVNPTDWAIREGGNDVLRPYLTLPLTLGWDAAGVVEATGSDVTSLKKGDAVYGVPNFPGDGSYAEYCVAKASQFALKPESISFKEAAGVPLAGLTAWTALFEHGKLQPGQRILIQGASGGVGGFAVQFAKAKGAYVIGIASASNLNYLRQLGADEVIDYRSQPFDELVHNVDVVFEASPLRDNQERLKSVTVLKEGGIFVTANIDLPFNDTVLAALSRKQAKGELAVNQPRQDWLAEMAQLIDEGKVKVFVSKVFPLEQVAEAHRESQTWHVRGKLILEVRQE, from the coding sequence ATGAGAGCAGTGAGAATTCACGAATTTGGTGGACCAGAAGTCATGAAGTTAGAAGACATAGAGCGTCCTGTTCCAGCAGCTGATGAAATTTTAATCAACGTGTATGCCAGTGGCGTCAATCCTACAGATTGGGCAATTCGGGAAGGCGGCAACGACGTGTTAAGGCCTTATTTAACATTGCCTTTGACACTAGGCTGGGATGCAGCAGGCGTTGTCGAAGCAACAGGCAGCGACGTAACCTCCTTGAAGAAAGGCGATGCTGTGTACGGTGTTCCTAATTTCCCCGGCGATGGTAGTTATGCAGAATATTGTGTGGCCAAAGCAAGTCAATTTGCCCTCAAGCCTGAAAGTATCAGTTTCAAGGAGGCTGCGGGTGTACCCCTGGCTGGGCTCACAGCTTGGACGGCTCTCTTCGAACACGGAAAGTTGCAGCCAGGACAACGCATTTTAATTCAGGGTGCATCGGGGGGCGTTGGGGGGTTTGCAGTACAGTTTGCCAAGGCAAAAGGGGCTTATGTCATTGGGATTGCTTCGGCGAGCAACCTGAATTACCTAAGGCAGCTTGGTGCCGACGAGGTCATTGATTACCGGAGCCAGCCGTTTGACGAGTTGGTACACAATGTTGACGTTGTGTTCGAAGCGTCGCCACTGCGTGATAACCAGGAGCGATTGAAATCAGTGACCGTATTGAAGGAAGGAGGTATATTCGTAACCGCCAACATAGACTTGCCGTTTAATGATACAGTGTTGGCAGCCTTGTCCAGGAAACAGGCTAAAGGCGAGCTTGCAGTTAACCAGCCCAGGCAGGACTGGTTAGCCGAAATGGCCCAGCTGATTGACGAAGGCAAGGTGAAGGTTTTTGTCAGC